In the Leptospira limi genome, one interval contains:
- a CDS encoding GNAT family N-acetyltransferase, translating to MIRDLIESDRNQTIELVNQFFRKVNELELDGLFHIRPRAATKFTDIYFKLIGTGKVYMRGFFVEEELVSLVIGRIEEKPHLEEERSLFIDLAVTKLGKKKKGYMTELLKDVDLWCLEKNIPAIELRAILKNEEAVKFWNKSSFEPFYIRYRKRVINS from the coding sequence TTGATCCGAGATCTTATAGAATCCGATAGAAACCAAACCATCGAACTCGTGAATCAATTTTTCCGAAAGGTAAACGAACTCGAGTTAGATGGTCTATTCCACATTCGTCCTCGTGCTGCCACCAAATTCACTGATATCTATTTTAAATTGATCGGTACTGGGAAAGTGTACATGCGTGGATTTTTTGTGGAAGAGGAACTTGTTTCACTCGTCATTGGTAGGATTGAAGAAAAACCTCACCTCGAAGAAGAAAGAAGTCTCTTCATTGACCTTGCTGTCACCAAACTAGGAAAAAAGAAAAAGGGGTATATGACAGAACTCTTAAAAGATGTGGATCTTTGGTGTTTGGAAAAAAACATTCCCGCCATTGAACTCCGAGCCATTTTAAAAAACGAAGAAGCTGTCAAATTTTGGAACAAGTCAAGTTTCGAGCCGTTTTACATCCGTTACCGCAAGCGAGTTATTAATTCATAA